A genomic region of Bosea sp. 124 contains the following coding sequences:
- the ilvN gene encoding acetolactate synthase small subunit, with protein sequence MNTSTHYPNAPVAQPVARHTLAVIVDNEPGVLARIAGLFSGRGYNIESLTVSETEHEKHISRITVVTSGTANVIDQIKAHLDRLVPVHRVVDLTLQGEALERELALVKVVGKGEHRVEAMRLAAAFGARTLDASLTSFVFELTGSTEEIERFIKLMTVVGLTEVSRTGIAAMSRGPDAM encoded by the coding sequence ATGAATACCTCGACGCACTACCCGAACGCCCCCGTCGCGCAGCCTGTCGCGCGCCACACACTGGCCGTGATCGTCGACAACGAGCCGGGCGTGCTGGCGCGCATCGCCGGGCTGTTCTCCGGCCGCGGCTACAATATCGAGAGCCTGACCGTCTCCGAGACGGAGCATGAGAAGCACATCTCGCGCATCACCGTGGTGACCTCGGGCACCGCCAATGTCATCGACCAGATCAAGGCGCATCTCGACCGGCTGGTGCCGGTGCATCGCGTCGTCGATCTCACGCTGCAGGGCGAGGCGCTGGAGCGCGAACTGGCCCTCGTCAAGGTGGTGGGGAAGGGCGAGCACCGGGTCGAGGCGATGCGCCTTGCGGCCGCTTTCGGCGCACGCACGCTCGATGCCTCGCTGACCTCTTTCGTCTTCGAGCTGACCGGCTCGACCGAGGAAATCGAGCGCTTCATCAAGCTTATGACAGTTGTCGGGCTGACGGAAGTTTCGCGCACCGGCATCGCGGCGATGAGCCGCGGACCGGACGCGATGTGA
- a CDS encoding TetR/AcrR family transcriptional regulator C-terminal domain-containing protein: MAATRNTADTDEPTARQQAVLDAVLSLMVEEGDQLTMTAVARRASCSKETLYKWFGDRDGLLTATVRWQAARVRAGRYDRPTFDIAALRDSLKGFAATWLTVISSPTSIALNRLAIGHAASRKSNLGGIVLENGRFAIGERLRPVLEAGREAGLLAFDESETAFRTFFGLVGRDVQIRLLLGDPLTLGRDEIERDAARATDQFLALYGRTSAPEA, from the coding sequence ATGGCGGCGACGCGCAACACAGCAGACACGGACGAGCCGACGGCGCGCCAGCAGGCCGTGCTCGATGCCGTGCTGTCGCTGATGGTGGAGGAGGGCGATCAGCTCACCATGACCGCCGTGGCGCGTCGGGCGAGTTGCTCCAAGGAGACGCTGTACAAATGGTTCGGTGATCGCGACGGCCTTTTGACGGCGACGGTGCGCTGGCAGGCAGCGCGGGTGCGGGCCGGACGCTATGATCGCCCGACGTTCGACATCGCCGCGCTGCGCGACAGCCTGAAGGGTTTCGCCGCGACCTGGCTGACCGTGATCTCCAGCCCGACCTCGATCGCGCTGAACCGGCTCGCCATCGGCCATGCGGCCTCGCGCAAGAGCAATCTCGGCGGGATCGTTCTGGAAAACGGCCGCTTTGCCATCGGCGAGCGGCTTCGGCCCGTGCTCGAGGCCGGGCGCGAGGCGGGCCTGCTCGCTTTCGATGAATCCGAGACGGCGTTCCGGACCTTTTTCGGCCTCGTCGGCCGCGACGTGCAGATCCGGCTGCTGCTAGGCGATCCCCTGACGCTGGGCCGTGACGAGATCGAGCGCGACGCCGCCCGGGCCACCGACCAGTTCCTCGCACTTTACGGGCGGACATCCGCACCGGAAGCCTGA
- the pdxY gene encoding pyridoxal kinase PdxY, translated as MNILSIQSHVVYGHVGNASAVFPMQRLGVEVWPIHTVQFSNHTGYGAWKGRVFDGGMIDEVMEGISERGVLPSCTGVLSGYMGSADIGHAILSAVERVRAANPKAVYCCDPVIGDVGRGVFVRPGIPEFMREQAIPAADIVTPNQFELELLTDIEIRTIADAHRAVEALRDAGPKVVLVTSLVTDETPDDALDMMAADARGAFRVRTPKLDTSVNGAGDAIAALFFVHYLREDSAAAALAKAAASIYGLLKRTKEAGSREILTVAAQDEFVTPTHQFQPEKL; from the coding sequence ATGAACATCCTCTCGATCCAGTCGCATGTCGTCTATGGCCATGTCGGCAATGCATCCGCCGTGTTTCCGATGCAGCGCCTCGGCGTCGAGGTCTGGCCGATCCATACGGTCCAGTTCTCGAATCATACGGGTTATGGCGCCTGGAAGGGCCGCGTCTTCGATGGCGGCATGATCGACGAGGTGATGGAGGGCATCAGCGAGCGCGGCGTCCTGCCGTCCTGCACCGGCGTGCTTTCCGGCTATATGGGCTCCGCCGATATCGGCCATGCCATCCTCTCGGCGGTGGAGCGGGTGCGTGCCGCCAATCCGAAGGCGGTCTATTGCTGCGATCCGGTGATCGGCGATGTCGGGCGCGGCGTCTTCGTGCGGCCGGGCATCCCGGAATTCATGCGCGAGCAGGCGATTCCGGCCGCCGATATCGTGACACCCAACCAGTTTGAGCTCGAACTTCTGACGGATATCGAGATCAGGACGATCGCCGACGCGCATCGCGCCGTCGAGGCGCTGCGCGATGCCGGCCCGAAGGTCGTGCTGGTGACCTCGCTGGTGACGGACGAAACGCCCGATGACGCGCTCGACATGATGGCGGCCGATGCGCGCGGGGCCTTTCGTGTCCGGACGCCGAAGCTCGACACCAGCGTGAACGGTGCGGGCGATGCCATCGCGGCGCTGTTCTTCGTGCATTATCTGCGCGAGGATTCGGCCGCCGCCGCGCTGGCCAAGGCCGCGGCCTCGATCTACGGCCTGCTGAAGCGCACGAAGGAGGCAGGCTCCCGCGAGATCCTCACTGTTGCGGCGCAGGATGAATTCGTGACGCCGACGCACCAATTCCAGCCCGAGAAACTCTGA
- a CDS encoding ABC transporter permease: MNRVKLLALQALVMVVFLGIWHVVTTTSLFGEVKTTQFFFSTPIAVLSRTWNQLTGTDIYWHLGITLTETVLAFVIGSAAGILFGFVFARNELLAAVFDPYIKASNALPRVVLAPIFALWFGLGIWSKVALGFTLVFFIVFFNVYQGVREVSPTVLANARMLGMNERQLFRHVYWPSALTWMFSSLHTSVGFALVGAVVGEYLGSSAGLGYKIHEAESVFDVTGVFSGMLILAMFVIAIDSVVTMVEKKLLVWRPGQSSTTT, from the coding sequence ATGAACCGCGTCAAGCTGCTCGCGCTGCAGGCGCTGGTGATGGTCGTCTTCCTTGGGATTTGGCACGTTGTCACCACAACCAGCCTGTTCGGCGAGGTCAAGACCACGCAGTTCTTCTTCTCGACGCCGATCGCGGTGCTGTCGCGGACCTGGAACCAGCTGACCGGCACCGACATCTACTGGCATCTCGGCATCACCCTGACCGAGACGGTGCTGGCCTTCGTCATCGGCTCGGCCGCCGGCATCCTGTTCGGCTTCGTCTTCGCGCGCAACGAGCTGCTGGCGGCGGTGTTCGACCCTTACATCAAGGCCTCGAACGCCCTGCCGCGCGTCGTGCTGGCGCCGATCTTCGCGCTCTGGTTCGGGCTCGGCATCTGGTCGAAGGTCGCGCTCGGCTTCACGCTGGTCTTCTTCATCGTGTTCTTCAACGTCTATCAGGGCGTGCGTGAGGTCTCGCCGACGGTGCTGGCGAATGCGCGCATGCTCGGCATGAACGAGCGCCAGCTCTTCCGCCATGTCTACTGGCCCTCCGCGCTAACCTGGATGTTCTCCTCGCTGCACACCTCGGTGGGCTTCGCGCTGGTGGGCGCGGTGGTCGGCGAATATCTCGGTTCCTCGGCGGGGCTCGGCTACAAGATCCACGAGGCCGAGAGCGTCTTCGACGTGACAGGCGTGTTCTCGGGCATGCTGATCCTCGCCATGTTCGTGATCGCGATCGATTCCGTGGTGACCATGGTCGAGAAGAAGCTGCTGGTCTGGCGGCCGGGCCAGAGTTCGACGACGACGTGA
- a CDS encoding ABC transporter substrate-binding protein, translated as MIFSRRAALAALALSTSLGFTPYGALAQNAEKPKLTLGVGGKQLLYYLPLTVAEKKGFFKEQGLDVEINDFGGGAKSLQALVGGSVDVVTGAYEHTIRMQAKGQDIRAVVELGRFPGITIAVRKDLADKVKSAADFKGLKIGVTAPGSSTALTAQYAMVKAGLKATDAPIIGIGAGASAVAAIKQKQVDIISHLDPVTSKLEQDGDIVSVVDTRTEAGTKALFGGSNPAAVLYLKNDFAEKNPVTTQKLVNAFVKALKWLETAKPEDVADLVPAEYHLGDKPLYLRAVKNSQESYSRTGISTPDAMKSMYDALKLLDPELATSNVDLKTTFIDSFAKKAAAGS; from the coding sequence ATGATCTTCTCACGCCGCGCGGCGCTGGCCGCGCTCGCGCTTTCGACCTCGCTGGGCTTCACGCCCTATGGCGCGCTCGCGCAGAACGCCGAGAAGCCGAAGCTGACGCTCGGCGTCGGCGGCAAGCAGTTGCTCTACTATCTGCCGCTGACGGTCGCGGAGAAGAAGGGCTTCTTCAAGGAGCAGGGTCTCGACGTCGAGATCAACGATTTCGGCGGCGGCGCGAAGTCGCTGCAGGCGCTGGTCGGCGGTTCGGTCGACGTCGTCACCGGCGCCTATGAGCATACCATCCGCATGCAGGCCAAGGGGCAGGACATCCGCGCCGTGGTCGAGCTCGGGCGCTTCCCCGGCATCACCATCGCGGTGCGCAAGGACCTGGCCGACAAGGTCAAGTCCGCCGCCGATTTCAAGGGGCTGAAGATCGGCGTGACGGCGCCTGGCTCCTCGACCGCGCTGACGGCGCAATACGCGATGGTCAAGGCCGGGCTGAAGGCGACGGATGCGCCGATCATCGGCATCGGCGCAGGCGCAAGCGCGGTCGCCGCGATCAAGCAGAAGCAGGTCGACATCATCTCGCATCTCGACCCGGTGACCTCTAAGCTCGAGCAGGATGGCGACATCGTCTCCGTCGTCGACACCCGCACCGAGGCCGGCACCAAGGCGCTGTTTGGCGGCTCGAATCCGGCTGCCGTGCTCTATCTCAAGAACGACTTCGCCGAGAAGAACCCGGTCACGACGCAGAAGCTCGTCAACGCCTTCGTCAAGGCGCTGAAATGGCTCGAGACGGCCAAGCCCGAGGACGTCGCCGACCTCGTGCCGGCGGAATATCATCTCGGCGACAAGCCGCTCTATCTCCGCGCGGTCAAGAACTCGCAGGAGAGCTATTCGCGCACCGGCATTTCCACGCCCGATGCGATGAAGAGCATGTATGACGCGCTCAAGCTGCTCGATCCGGAGCTGGCGACCTCGAATGTCGATCTGAAGACCACCTTCATCGACAGCTTCGCCAAGAAGGCGGCTGCCGGCTCGTAG
- a CDS encoding endonuclease, whose product MRLRVGTFNVENLLTRHRFSSGGRTDTAAAMSLFHFPRSDERDAVERSLAVALEDDKRQMTALALAEAQADLWMMQEVDSLASLQAFFANYVHRIADHRYGHFTLMDGNDRRNIEIAFAARRDLLAPQQVSVRSHRDLSFAEAGVHDRDLAALGIDRGGKVFARDCLSISLDVGGRNLTLFGCHFKSMDNGREDGRQATMPVRRAEAGAVKHLIKQRFGEGWREANWIVLGDLNGYRFGLGPRAERIDEGESGLEPLLDDFAVDPMAALPEHERWTHFRRYWSESRQHLVETHMPLDHILLSPALAAANPRPAMQTIRRGLPYRVPLDPREPDRSMARLATSADRYPRVGWDRPKASDHCPLTIDLTIPQEGR is encoded by the coding sequence ATGAGGCTGCGCGTCGGCACTTTCAACGTCGAGAACCTGCTGACGCGACACCGCTTTTCGTCGGGCGGGCGCACCGACACCGCTGCCGCCATGTCGCTGTTCCACTTCCCGCGCAGTGACGAGCGCGATGCGGTCGAGCGCTCGCTGGCCGTGGCGCTGGAAGACGACAAGCGCCAGATGACGGCGCTCGCCCTGGCCGAGGCGCAGGCCGATCTGTGGATGATGCAGGAGGTCGATTCGCTCGCCAGCCTGCAGGCCTTCTTCGCGAACTACGTCCACCGCATCGCCGACCATCGCTACGGCCATTTCACACTGATGGATGGCAACGACCGCCGCAACATCGAGATCGCCTTCGCGGCCCGCCGGGATCTGCTGGCGCCGCAGCAGGTCTCGGTGCGCTCGCACCGGGACCTGAGCTTCGCCGAGGCCGGTGTGCACGATCGCGACCTCGCTGCGCTTGGCATCGACCGCGGCGGCAAGGTCTTTGCCCGCGACTGCCTGAGCATCTCGCTGGATGTCGGGGGCCGGAATCTGACCCTGTTCGGCTGTCATTTCAAATCGATGGACAATGGCCGCGAGGATGGCCGGCAGGCCACCATGCCCGTGCGAAGGGCAGAGGCCGGCGCGGTGAAGCACCTGATCAAGCAGCGCTTCGGCGAAGGCTGGCGCGAGGCCAACTGGATCGTGCTGGGCGACCTCAACGGCTATCGTTTCGGCCTGGGGCCGCGGGCCGAACGGATCGACGAAGGCGAAAGCGGGCTGGAGCCGCTGCTCGACGACTTTGCGGTCGATCCGATGGCGGCGTTGCCGGAGCATGAGCGCTGGACGCATTTCCGGCGCTACTGGTCGGAGAGCCGGCAGCATCTGGTCGAGACGCATATGCCGCTCGACCATATCCTGCTCTCGCCGGCGCTGGCGGCCGCGAACCCCCGGCCCGCCATGCAGACGATCCGCCGGGGGTTGCCCTATCGCGTGCCGCTCGACCCGCGCGAGCCGGACCGCTCGATGGCGCGGCTGGCGACCAGCGCCGACCGCTACCCCCGCGTCGGCTGGGACAGGCCGAAAGCCTCCGACCACTGCCCGCTGACCATAGACCTCACGATACCGCAGGAAGGACGATGA
- a CDS encoding type II toxin-antitoxin system PemK/MazF family toxin, whose translation MTTTTRASGHPESGEVYWVDLDPVLGSEQAGRQPVVLMSDDALHQFSSRILICPITWNPEPWPTKAAVPSGCVVSGFVLTDQARIIDRDFRKLRLIGRLPEAVTLRVKHRVAAYMSIIPITDSSPL comes from the coding sequence ATGACGACTACAACCCGCGCAAGCGGGCATCCTGAGTCGGGCGAAGTCTACTGGGTCGATCTCGACCCGGTTCTCGGTTCAGAGCAGGCAGGTCGGCAACCTGTTGTCCTCATGTCCGACGACGCGCTGCACCAGTTCTCGTCGCGCATCCTGATCTGCCCGATCACTTGGAATCCCGAGCCCTGGCCGACGAAAGCCGCGGTTCCGTCGGGCTGCGTGGTTAGCGGCTTCGTGCTGACCGATCAGGCTCGCATAATCGATCGTGATTTTCGCAAACTGCGCCTGATCGGACGACTTCCCGAAGCGGTGACTTTGCGCGTCAAGCACCGCGTCGCGGCCTATATGAGCATCATTCCCATCACCGACTCGTCCCCATTATGA
- a CDS encoding ABC transporter ATP-binding protein, producing MELQQRPHGDAGAADVPSRDPSPSQNAAVALGGLDITFHLDGGQRYKAVTGIDLAVSAGEFVSVVGPTGCGKSTLLNAAAGLLVPSAGTVSIFGKPLSGLNRRAGYLFQADALMPWKTALDNVKVALEPMGVSDAEADKRAREWLARVGLRAFVDRYPHMLSGGQRKRVALAQMLIRDPEILLMDEPFGPLDAQTRQIMGNLLLDLWSKDRKALIFVTHDLEEAIALSDRVVVMSAGPAAGIVADYRVPLPRPRDIAEIRLEKAFHEIHRDIWASLRVEVQKAYAMGEGRELVDSKELAGGAAS from the coding sequence ATGGAGTTGCAACAGCGCCCGCATGGCGATGCGGGAGCGGCGGATGTGCCGTCGCGGGATCCTTCGCCCTCGCAGAATGCCGCCGTCGCGCTCGGCGGGCTCGACATCACCTTCCATCTCGATGGCGGCCAGCGCTACAAGGCGGTGACCGGGATCGATCTCGCCGTGTCCGCTGGCGAGTTCGTCTCGGTGGTCGGGCCGACCGGCTGCGGGAAATCGACGCTGCTCAATGCGGCGGCGGGGCTTCTGGTGCCCTCGGCCGGTACAGTCTCGATCTTCGGCAAGCCGCTCTCGGGGCTCAACCGCCGCGCGGGATACCTCTTCCAGGCCGATGCGCTGATGCCGTGGAAGACGGCGCTCGACAACGTCAAGGTCGCGCTCGAGCCGATGGGCGTTTCCGATGCCGAGGCCGACAAGCGCGCGCGCGAATGGCTCGCCCGCGTGGGCCTGCGCGCCTTCGTCGATCGCTATCCGCACATGCTCTCGGGCGGACAGCGCAAGCGCGTGGCATTGGCGCAGATGCTGATTCGCGACCCCGAGATTCTGCTGATGGACGAGCCGTTCGGGCCGCTCGATGCGCAGACGCGCCAGATCATGGGCAACCTGCTGCTCGATCTCTGGTCGAAAGACCGCAAGGCGCTGATCTTCGTGACGCATGATCTGGAGGAGGCGATCGCGTTGTCCGACCGCGTCGTCGTGATGTCGGCAGGGCCTGCCGCCGGCATCGTCGCCGATTACCGTGTGCCGCTCCCGCGCCCGCGCGATATCGCCGAGATCAGGCTGGAGAAGGCCTTTCACGAGATCCACCGCGACATCTGGGCCTCGCTCCGGGTTGAGGTGCAGAAGGCCTATGCGATGGGCGAGGGCAGGGAACTCGTCGATAGCAAGGAACTGGCCGGGGGAGCGGCGTCATGA
- a CDS encoding PhzF family phenazine biosynthesis protein encodes MMPRRFVTLDVFTTTRHAGNPLAVVLDSEGLDAAAMQAIAREFNLSETVFVSAPAAPAHRAALRIFTPSRELPFAGHPTVGTAVLLALRDAAEGRAEDVILLEEPVGLVPCAVSVAGPQVGHAIFTLPRLPQELEPPAALPLIAGVLGLDRREIGFDRHVPSVVSAGVAFTFVPVSSLEALERVHLETTLWSQAIRPADQPNAYAYCRQTRDAGHDFHARMFAPAMGVREDPATGSAVAAFADVIMRFEKPGDGEHRFTIEQGYEMGRPSQITLELTVSAGALVSARIGGSAVMISEGVLL; translated from the coding sequence ATGATGCCCCGCCGCTTCGTCACGCTCGACGTCTTCACCACGACCCGCCATGCCGGCAATCCGCTGGCGGTCGTGCTGGACAGCGAGGGGCTCGATGCGGCCGCGATGCAGGCAATCGCGCGCGAGTTCAATCTGTCCGAAACGGTCTTCGTCTCGGCGCCGGCCGCGCCGGCCCATCGCGCTGCGCTGCGCATCTTCACGCCCAGCCGCGAGCTGCCCTTCGCCGGCCATCCGACTGTCGGGACCGCCGTGCTGCTGGCCCTGCGGGACGCCGCCGAGGGGAGGGCAGAAGACGTCATCCTGCTGGAGGAGCCTGTCGGCCTCGTGCCCTGCGCCGTCTCCGTGGCGGGGCCGCAGGTCGGCCATGCGATCTTCACCCTGCCGCGCTTGCCGCAGGAACTCGAACCGCCGGCGGCACTGCCCCTGATCGCCGGGGTGCTCGGTCTCGACCGGCGCGAGATCGGCTTCGATCGCCACGTTCCCAGTGTGGTCTCCGCCGGCGTGGCCTTCACCTTCGTGCCGGTCTCCAGCCTCGAGGCGCTGGAGCGCGTGCATCTGGAGACCACACTGTGGTCGCAGGCGATCAGGCCTGCCGATCAGCCCAACGCCTATGCCTATTGCCGCCAGACCCGCGATGCCGGTCATGATTTCCATGCCCGCATGTTCGCCCCCGCCATGGGCGTCAGGGAGGATCCGGCGACCGGCTCCGCGGTCGCTGCGTTCGCGGATGTCATCATGCGTTTCGAGAAGCCCGGCGATGGCGAGCATCGCTTCACGATCGAACAGGGCTACGAGATGGGGCGGCCCTCGCAGATCACGCTGGAGCTGACTGTTTCGGCCGGGGCGCTCGTCTCGGCACGGATCGGGGGCTCGGCTGTCATGATCAGCGAAGGCGTGTTGCTGTGA
- a CDS encoding nuclear transport factor 2 family protein produces MGAPDLGPVCHPQAGCAAVREQMAGLISAFTFSKFETHGLIVEGDRAAYHWRADVTFNPTKRTENFEALDMVTFEDGKVRSITQFTDTASVLRLGTA; encoded by the coding sequence ATGGGCGCGCCCGATCTCGGGCCCGTATGTCATCCCCAGGCGGGTTGTGCGGCGGTCCGGGAACAAATGGCTGGATTGATCAGCGCCTTCACCTTCTCGAAGTTCGAGACGCACGGCCTTATCGTCGAAGGGGATCGTGCTGCCTATCATTGGCGCGCCGATGTGACCTTCAATCCGACCAAGCGCACCGAGAATTTCGAGGCCCTCGATATGGTCACTTTTGAGGATGGGAAGGTGCGAAGCATCACGCAATTCACGGATACCGCCAGCGTGCTGCGCCTGGGGACCGCCTGA
- the ilvC gene encoding ketol-acid reductoisomerase, protein MRVYYDRDADINLIKGKKVCIVGYGSQGHAHALNLRDSGVKDVVIALKAGSATRKKAEEAGFKVMTPTEAAKVSDIMMMLTPDELQGDIYRDELHGNMKQGAALLFAHGLNVHFNLIEPRKDLDVLMVAPKGPGHTVRSEYQRGGGVPTLIAIHQDATGNAHDLGLSYASANGGGRAGIIETTFKEECETDLFGEQVVLCGGLVELIKAGYETLTEAGYAPEMAYFECLHEVKLIVDLIYEGGIANMNYSISNTAEYGEYVTGPRIITPETKAEMKRVLTDIQSGKFTRDWMLENKVNQTSFKATRARYAAHPIEEVGAKLRDMMPWIKAKALVDKTKN, encoded by the coding sequence ATGCGCGTCTATTATGATCGTGATGCCGACATCAACCTGATCAAGGGCAAGAAGGTCTGCATCGTCGGCTACGGCTCGCAGGGCCATGCCCATGCGCTCAACCTGCGCGATTCCGGCGTCAAGGACGTCGTCATCGCGCTGAAGGCCGGCTCGGCAACCCGCAAGAAGGCCGAAGAGGCCGGCTTCAAGGTGATGACCCCGACGGAGGCCGCCAAGGTCTCCGACATCATGATGATGCTCACCCCCGACGAACTGCAGGGCGACATCTATCGTGACGAGCTCCACGGCAACATGAAGCAGGGCGCCGCGCTTCTGTTCGCGCACGGCCTCAACGTGCATTTCAACCTGATCGAGCCGCGCAAGGACCTCGACGTGCTGATGGTCGCCCCGAAGGGCCCCGGCCATACGGTGCGTTCGGAATACCAGCGTGGCGGCGGCGTGCCGACCCTGATCGCGATCCACCAGGACGCGACGGGCAACGCCCATGACCTCGGCCTGTCCTATGCCTCGGCCAATGGCGGCGGTCGCGCCGGCATCATCGAGACCACGTTCAAGGAAGAGTGCGAGACCGATCTGTTCGGCGAACAGGTCGTGCTTTGCGGCGGCCTGGTCGAGTTGATCAAGGCCGGCTACGAGACGCTGACCGAGGCTGGCTATGCGCCCGAGATGGCCTATTTCGAGTGCCTGCACGAGGTGAAGCTGATCGTCGACCTGATCTATGAGGGCGGCATCGCGAACATGAACTACTCGATCTCGAACACGGCCGAATATGGCGAGTACGTCACCGGCCCGCGTATCATCACGCCGGAGACCAAGGCCGAGATGAAGCGCGTGCTGACCGACATCCAGTCGGGCAAGTTCACCCGCGACTGGATGCTGGAGAACAAGGTCAACCAGACCTCGTTCAAGGCGACCCGCGCCCGCTACGCCGCCCATCCGATCGAGGAAGTCGGCGCCAAGCTGCGCGACATGATGCCCTGGATCAAGGCTAAGGCCCTCGTCGACAAGACCAAGAACTGA
- a CDS encoding DedA family protein, giving the protein MAQLELWMQALVEFMRANQEWAIPIVFLIAFGECVAILSWLVPATVFFTAFGAAAGASGLDLVPLAIAAAAGSGFGFWVSYWAGLILGPRVDDHWPFTTNPQLLARGHAFFEKWGVASILIGHFFGPLRAVIAIVAGIVKMPFWPFQIANWTASIAWGFALLYGAGRLAEMATQGGMLPR; this is encoded by the coding sequence ATGGCCCAACTCGAACTCTGGATGCAGGCGCTCGTCGAGTTCATGCGCGCAAACCAGGAATGGGCGATCCCGATCGTCTTCCTGATCGCGTTCGGAGAATGCGTCGCGATCCTGTCCTGGCTCGTGCCGGCGACCGTGTTCTTCACCGCCTTCGGCGCGGCGGCGGGCGCCTCAGGGCTCGATCTGGTGCCGCTGGCAATCGCCGCGGCGGCGGGGTCCGGCTTCGGCTTCTGGGTTTCCTACTGGGCCGGGCTCATTCTCGGACCGCGCGTCGACGATCACTGGCCCTTCACCACGAATCCGCAACTCCTGGCGCGCGGCCATGCGTTTTTCGAGAAATGGGGCGTTGCGAGCATCCTGATCGGCCATTTTTTCGGTCCGTTGCGCGCCGTCATCGCGATCGTCGCCGGCATCGTCAAAATGCCGTTCTGGCCGTTCCAGATCGCCAACTGGACCGCCTCGATCGCCTGGGGCTTCGCGCTGCTCTATGGCGCCGGCCGGCTCGCCGAAATGGCGACACAGGGCGGAATGCTGCCGCGCTAG